From Verrucomicrobiota bacterium, the proteins below share one genomic window:
- a CDS encoding CRTAC1 family protein: MSNESLEDDKRNNRPPASDPPEQSDPDEVAHYDEAVIGRAFRWSFVAFVALAALLAGVWFLLKRKPAPAAPKVTQITAPVTRPIMLAEIPQARFTDITAEAGIKFAHHNGAYGEKLLPETMGSGVAFFDFDNDDAPDLLFINSTDWPWKTDAARKPATLGLYRNDGKGCFEDATAGSGLDVSLYGMGVAVGDYDNDGWVDVFVTGVGGNRLFRNLGQGKFADVTVSAGVGGAPGEWSSSATWFDMENDGDLDLFVCNYVRWSKEIDLEVGYKLTGIGRAYGPPMNFQGTFPYLYRNDGTGKFTDVSPTSGVQVKNSATGVPAAKSLGVAPVDLDNNGWIDLVVANDTVQNYVFTNRTDGTFQEIGAVTGIAFDSYGNTRGAMGIDAGYFQNDGRLGIIIGNFANEMTALYVSQGASAIFTDEAITEGIGPASRLLLKFGVFFFDYDLDGRLDVFSVNGHLEEEINKVQQSQHYAQPAQLFWNSGQKNTAAFQVVPTEKAGPDLFKPIVGRGSAFADIDSDGDLDAVLTQAGGPPLLLRNDQALGHHWLRIKLVGKKANRDAIGAKVKVRVADQTLVRQVMPTRSYLSQSELPVTIGLGKANRVEAIEIVWPGNRIQKVPLELVRIDAMNVVQEP, translated from the coding sequence ATGAGTAACGAATCGCTCGAAGATGACAAAAGAAACAACCGCCCCCCCGCTTCCGATCCGCCTGAACAATCAGATCCGGATGAAGTTGCGCACTACGATGAGGCGGTAATTGGCCGCGCGTTTCGGTGGTCGTTTGTCGCGTTTGTTGCCCTGGCTGCGCTGCTCGCGGGTGTATGGTTTCTGCTTAAGCGGAAACCGGCGCCCGCTGCGCCAAAGGTCACTCAAATTACCGCGCCCGTCACGCGGCCTATCATGCTGGCCGAGATTCCCCAAGCAAGGTTCACCGACATTACAGCCGAGGCAGGAATCAAGTTCGCTCATCACAACGGCGCCTACGGCGAAAAGCTGCTTCCCGAGACCATGGGCAGCGGGGTGGCGTTCTTCGATTTCGACAATGATGATGCCCCGGACCTCCTCTTCATCAACTCCACCGATTGGCCATGGAAAACCGACGCCGCCCGGAAACCGGCGACCCTTGGGCTTTATCGTAATGACGGCAAAGGCTGCTTCGAAGACGCGACCGCTGGCTCCGGACTGGACGTAAGCCTTTACGGAATGGGCGTCGCGGTGGGTGACTATGACAACGACGGCTGGGTCGATGTGTTCGTCACGGGTGTAGGCGGCAACCGTCTCTTCCGAAACCTCGGCCAGGGCAAGTTCGCCGATGTCACGGTCTCGGCGGGCGTCGGCGGCGCTCCCGGCGAATGGAGTTCCAGCGCCACGTGGTTCGATATGGAAAACGACGGGGATCTCGATCTGTTCGTCTGCAATTACGTCCGCTGGTCCAAGGAAATCGATCTGGAAGTCGGCTACAAGCTCACCGGCATTGGACGCGCCTATGGCCCGCCGATGAATTTTCAAGGCACGTTCCCGTATCTTTACCGCAACGATGGAACCGGAAAATTTACGGACGTCTCCCCGACCAGCGGGGTTCAAGTCAAAAACTCGGCAACGGGTGTGCCGGCCGCGAAGTCGCTCGGCGTGGCGCCAGTCGATCTGGATAACAATGGCTGGATCGATCTCGTCGTGGCGAATGACACCGTTCAGAATTACGTTTTCACGAATCGGACGGACGGCACGTTCCAGGAGATCGGGGCCGTCACCGGGATTGCATTTGACAGTTACGGCAATACCCGCGGCGCAATGGGGATTGACGCCGGTTATTTTCAAAATGATGGCCGGCTGGGAATTATCATCGGGAACTTCGCCAACGAAATGACCGCGCTTTATGTGTCGCAAGGCGCTTCCGCGATTTTCACCGACGAGGCGATCACGGAAGGCATCGGGCCAGCCAGCCGGTTGCTCCTCAAATTCGGCGTCTTCTTCTTCGATTACGATCTGGATGGACGCCTGGATGTGTTTAGCGTCAATGGCCATCTGGAGGAGGAAATCAACAAGGTCCAGCAAAGCCAGCATTACGCCCAGCCGGCGCAACTCTTCTGGAACAGCGGGCAGAAGAACACCGCCGCCTTCCAGGTCGTGCCGACCGAGAAAGCTGGCCCCGACCTGTTCAAACCCATCGTCGGACGCGGCTCCGCTTTCGCGGACATCGATAGCGATGGAGATTTGGACGCCGTGCTCACTCAGGCGGGAGGGCCGCCTCTCTTGCTGCGCAACGACCAGGCGCTGGGCCATCACTGGCTGCGGATCAAATTGGTCGGGAAGAAAGCCAACCGCGACGCCATTGGGGCGAAGGTCAAAGTCCGGGTCGCCGATCAAACGCTCGTTCGCCAGGTCATGCCCACGCGAAGTTACCTGTCCCAATCGGAGCTGCCGGTGACGATCGGTTTGGGAAAAGCCAACCGGGTCGAAGCCATCGAGATTGTGTGGCCAGGCAACCGAATCCAAAAGGTTCCTCTGGAGCTGGTCCGCATTGATGCCATGAACGTGGTCCAGGAGCCGTGA
- a CDS encoding molybdenum cofactor biosynthesis protein MoaE — protein MKRLLTITTDPIDEAALIGSRSMSPDMGAAVYFTGVVRGQEERQAIHAIEYETFQRMAEHQFQLLFDQMAKEWPVESVRLVHRIGLVKVNEPSLWVEVVAPHRAEAFAACQFLIDEMKRVVPIWKKPLS, from the coding sequence ATGAAACGCCTGCTGACAATTACGACTGATCCCATCGACGAAGCGGCCTTGATCGGAAGCCGCTCCATGTCCCCGGACATGGGCGCGGCCGTGTATTTCACGGGCGTGGTGCGGGGTCAGGAGGAGAGGCAGGCCATTCATGCCATCGAATACGAAACGTTTCAGCGGATGGCCGAGCACCAGTTCCAGTTGCTGTTCGATCAAATGGCGAAGGAATGGCCGGTGGAGTCGGTGCGGCTGGTCCATCGCATCGGCCTTGTCAAGGTGAACGAACCGTCCCTTTGGGTTGAAGTCGTCGCGCCGCATCGGGCGGAGGCGTTTGCGGCTTGCCAGTTCCTCATTGATGAAATGAAGCGCGTCGTTCCCATCTGGAAAAAGCCTCTTTCTTAA
- a CDS encoding PAS domain S-box protein — protein sequence MDRRNCFLSRDGREIAVSQLILAHRAADGTVAHLCTIARDMTDAKRAQEALRRSEQLFRVMTENATELIALVDTKGNRLYNSPSYQTVLGYSPDELQGTWSMEQTHPDDRAKLLEAAAETKSTGVGKFIEYRMRHKDGSWRTLESHAGVIRNTRGEIENILIVARDVTERKRAEKEREMMEVQLRHAQ from the coding sequence TTGGACCGGCGAAACTGTTTCCTGAGCCGTGACGGGCGTGAGATCGCGGTTTCCCAATTGATCCTGGCGCACCGCGCCGCGGACGGCACCGTGGCTCACCTGTGCACCATCGCCAGAGACATGACGGACGCAAAACGCGCTCAAGAGGCGCTGCGCCGCAGCGAACAGCTTTTCCGGGTCATGACGGAGAATGCCACGGAGTTGATCGCGCTGGTGGATACGAAAGGCAATCGCCTCTACAACAGTCCGTCCTACCAAACCGTCCTGGGATACAGCCCGGACGAACTTCAAGGCACCTGGTCGATGGAACAAACTCATCCGGATGATCGGGCGAAATTGCTGGAGGCAGCAGCAGAAACCAAATCCACTGGGGTCGGCAAATTCATCGAATACCGGATGCGGCACAAGGACGGCTCCTGGCGAACGCTGGAGTCCCACGCCGGCGTCATTCGGAACACGCGCGGCGAAATCGAGAATATCCTGATCGTGGCCCGCGATGTGACCGAACGGAAACGGGCAGAGAAAGAACGCGAGATGATGGAGGTGCAGTTGCGTCACGCGCAATGA
- a CDS encoding type II/IV secretion system protein, which yields MAFVSIKNVLAQAALANLDQFDAWIKEWRIAVENGSQESLIAFFCREAGISEEVFLQRLAAALSWPYLDLPRISISAETQKRISTKVAFQFTVIPTQFENDTLEVAVSNPFDTALLNAVQFDAQCAVRFALAPKDEIEKALKKYYGVGAETLDELAEDEPIELLVGEDKEITEGDQEASVIKFVNQIIWEAFKDRATDIHFEPAEDELRIRYRIDGILHQAPMPPQLKRYQAALISRIKVMSGMNIAEKRLPQDGRINVRIKGEELDIRVSTVPTVYGESVSLRLLTRGKIFLSLDKLGFSPLEEGALREIIVKPHGILLVTGPTGSGKSTSLYAFLSTINSVHKRIITIEEPVEYELKGINQIAVRSDIGLTFAVGLRHILRQDPNVIMVGEIRDLETAEIAIRAALTGHLVFSTLHTNDAPSAFTRLIDMGIEPFLVASSVEAVMAQRLVRTICPHCKTEQKVERDYLRRIGFPEDEIATTTFYRGRGCEECRDLGYQGRTGIYEILILTEALRPLILNRAPASTISQMAIDLGMRTLRADGWRKVKAGATTIEEVLRVTQTEEHLSALAGK from the coding sequence ATGGCTTTCGTATCCATCAAAAATGTCCTCGCTCAAGCGGCTCTGGCCAACCTGGATCAATTTGACGCCTGGATCAAAGAGTGGCGCATTGCCGTCGAAAACGGATCTCAGGAATCTTTGATCGCTTTTTTCTGCCGCGAGGCGGGAATTTCCGAGGAAGTTTTCCTCCAGCGCCTCGCCGCCGCCCTGAGCTGGCCCTATCTGGATTTGCCCCGGATCAGCATCTCGGCGGAAACCCAGAAGCGAATTTCCACGAAAGTCGCTTTTCAGTTCACGGTCATCCCAACCCAGTTCGAGAACGACACGCTCGAAGTCGCGGTCAGCAATCCCTTCGACACGGCGTTGTTGAACGCGGTGCAATTTGACGCGCAGTGCGCAGTGCGCTTCGCGCTGGCGCCAAAGGATGAAATCGAAAAAGCTCTCAAGAAATATTACGGCGTCGGCGCTGAAACCCTCGACGAACTGGCGGAAGACGAGCCGATCGAATTATTGGTCGGCGAAGACAAGGAAATCACCGAGGGCGATCAGGAGGCAAGCGTCATCAAGTTCGTCAATCAGATCATCTGGGAAGCCTTCAAGGACCGCGCCACGGATATTCATTTCGAGCCGGCGGAGGACGAGTTGCGCATCCGCTACCGTATCGACGGTATTCTGCACCAGGCGCCGATGCCTCCCCAACTCAAGCGTTATCAGGCGGCGCTGATTTCCCGCATCAAAGTGATGTCCGGAATGAACATCGCGGAGAAACGCCTCCCGCAAGACGGCCGCATTAACGTCCGGATTAAGGGTGAGGAACTGGACATCCGCGTTTCGACGGTGCCGACCGTCTATGGCGAGAGCGTCTCGCTCCGCTTGCTGACGCGCGGAAAGATTTTCCTGAGCCTCGACAAGCTCGGTTTCTCGCCGCTCGAAGAGGGAGCCTTGCGCGAGATCATCGTCAAACCGCACGGAATTCTGCTCGTGACCGGCCCGACCGGCTCCGGAAAATCGACTTCGCTTTACGCGTTCCTGAGCACGATCAACTCGGTTCACAAACGCATCATCACGATCGAGGAACCGGTGGAGTATGAATTGAAGGGCATCAACCAGATTGCGGTGCGGTCGGACATCGGGCTGACCTTTGCGGTCGGCTTGCGCCATATCCTTCGGCAAGATCCGAACGTCATCATGGTGGGCGAAATCCGCGATCTGGAAACGGCGGAGATCGCCATTCGCGCCGCGCTCACGGGCCACCTGGTCTTTAGCACGCTGCACACGAACGACGCTCCGAGCGCGTTCACACGTTTGATCGACATGGGCATCGAACCGTTTCTGGTGGCGTCCTCTGTGGAAGCGGTGATGGCGCAACGGCTGGTGCGAACCATTTGCCCGCACTGCAAAACCGAACAGAAAGTCGAACGCGATTACTTGCGACGGATCGGCTTTCCCGAAGACGAGATCGCGACGACTACGTTTTACCGCGGGCGCGGCTGCGAAGAATGCCGCGACCTCGGTTATCAGGGGCGCACGGGCATTTACGAAATCCTCATTCTGACCGAGGCGCTCCGCCCGCTGATCCTCAACCGCGCGCCGGCCAGCACGATTTCGCAGATGGCCATCGATCTCGGCATGCGCACCTTGCGAGCGGACGGCTGGAGAAAGGTGAAAGCGGGCGCGACGACGATCGAGGAGGTCCTGCGCGTCACCCAAACCGAAGAGCACCTCAGCGCCCTGGCCGGGAAGTAA
- a CDS encoding RNA-binding S4 domain-containing protein, whose translation MELSEVRIDKWLWAVRLYKTRTMAADACRAGHIEIGGHAVKPSRSVRVGEIISARVGIITKTVKVLGLIDRRVGAPVAKLHLEDLTPPSEYAKLTEVRHQPVFHPPGLGRPTKKNRRAIERLLSDGV comes from the coding sequence ATGGAACTGTCCGAAGTCCGCATCGACAAATGGCTCTGGGCTGTCCGGCTCTACAAGACCCGCACGATGGCAGCCGACGCCTGCCGTGCAGGCCACATTGAGATTGGCGGGCACGCTGTGAAACCCTCGCGCTCCGTGCGCGTGGGGGAAATCATTTCGGCGCGAGTCGGGATCATTACGAAAACTGTCAAAGTGCTGGGATTGATCGACCGGCGCGTCGGCGCGCCCGTCGCGAAACTGCATCTCGAGGACCTGACGCCTCCCTCGGAATACGCGAAGCTGACTGAAGTGAGGCATCAACCCGTCTTCCATCCGCCAGGCCTGGGACGCCCGACAAAGAAGAACCGAAGAGCTATCGAGCGTCTCCTGAGTGACGGGGTTTGA
- a CDS encoding HDOD domain-containing protein, whose amino-acid sequence MKTRILFVDDESLALQGLQRLLRQMRTDWDMAFADSASRALELMRHSPFDVVTDMLMPGMNGAEFLNEARKHYPHTIRLILSGHADKELIFQCLGFAHQFLAKPCPPESLKAALARVSRLNQTLQSNEGLREFITRMDRFPSVPSLYIDLAETLLNADVSPAEVTRIVSKDPGVTAATLKLVNSAFFGGACEIPDPAVAISCLGLDTFKSLAFSLNAFSPFDAALFKERALEGLWHHSVDVAVAAKRIAEIEGADKKTVAGAYVGGLLHDIGKLVLILYSWEQHRKSARSR is encoded by the coding sequence TTGAAGACACGCATTCTGTTCGTGGACGACGAATCGCTGGCGCTGCAAGGGCTGCAGCGCCTGTTGCGCCAGATGCGCACCGACTGGGACATGGCATTTGCGGACAGCGCCAGCCGGGCCCTAGAATTGATGCGTCACTCCCCTTTCGACGTCGTCACGGATATGCTGATGCCCGGCATGAACGGGGCCGAGTTTCTGAATGAGGCGCGGAAGCATTATCCCCACACGATTCGCCTGATTCTGTCCGGGCACGCGGATAAGGAACTGATCTTTCAGTGCCTCGGTTTCGCTCACCAGTTCCTCGCCAAACCTTGCCCGCCCGAATCGCTCAAAGCGGCCCTCGCGCGAGTCTCCAGACTGAATCAAACGCTGCAATCCAATGAAGGCCTAAGAGAATTCATCACCCGGATGGATCGCTTTCCCAGTGTGCCTTCGCTGTACATCGATCTGGCGGAAACGTTGCTCAACGCCGACGTCTCCCCCGCAGAGGTGACCCGCATTGTCTCCAAAGACCCCGGTGTCACCGCGGCAACGCTGAAGCTGGTGAATTCAGCTTTCTTCGGCGGTGCGTGTGAAATTCCGGATCCCGCCGTTGCGATTTCCTGCCTGGGATTGGACACTTTCAAAAGCCTGGCCTTCAGTTTGAACGCGTTCAGTCCCTTTGACGCTGCGCTGTTCAAAGAACGCGCCCTGGAGGGTTTGTGGCATCACAGCGTGGACGTAGCCGTCGCGGCAAAGCGAATCGCGGAGATAGAGGGGGCGGACAAGAAGACAGTCGCGGGAGCTTATGTGGGCGGGTTGCTCCACGACATCGGCAAACTCGTGCTGATTCTCTACTCCTGGGAGCAGCACCGGAAATCGGCCAGGAGTCGTTGA
- a CDS encoding prepilin-type N-terminal cleavage/methylation domain-containing protein, translating to MKSMHRPKGVRSAPQQDGSLRGFTFVELLVVLAIIAVLASLLSSALNQTKAKAHQITCLSNLKQLSLAWHGYFNDNDDQLPLNKSEDGANEKLFGRRNALGSWVVGNPKEDITTRNIVKGTLYPYARFASMYRCPDDRSTVVGHPFPRTRSYSMSFYMNGDAAGIEPRVKTLFSAIDNPSPEKVFVFIEEHENSVWSGSFSVVPPEKGVLAAPIWVSTPAERHNRGYNLSFADGHVEYWKWYSSKSLLPASRPSADRHEIRDLRRLQDGVPKP from the coding sequence ATGAAGAGCATGCACCGGCCCAAAGGCGTTCGTTCTGCGCCGCAACAAGACGGTTCTCTCCGCGGTTTCACTTTTGTGGAACTGCTCGTGGTTCTGGCCATTATAGCTGTCCTTGCGAGCTTGCTTTCTTCGGCTTTGAATCAGACCAAGGCCAAAGCCCATCAAATTACGTGTCTCAGTAACTTGAAACAACTGTCGTTGGCTTGGCACGGGTACTTCAACGACAACGACGATCAGTTGCCTCTGAACAAAAGCGAGGACGGCGCTAATGAAAAACTCTTTGGGCGAAGGAACGCGCTCGGTTCTTGGGTCGTGGGCAACCCCAAGGAGGATATCACGACCCGCAACATCGTGAAGGGCACGCTTTATCCGTACGCCCGGTTCGCCAGCATGTATCGTTGCCCGGATGATCGATCCACGGTCGTGGGGCATCCATTTCCACGGACGCGCAGTTACTCGATGAGTTTCTACATGAACGGGGATGCGGCAGGCATTGAACCTCGGGTAAAGACCCTGTTTTCGGCGATTGATAACCCCTCGCCGGAGAAGGTTTTCGTTTTCATCGAGGAGCATGAGAATAGCGTCTGGAGTGGTTCCTTTTCCGTTGTCCCACCGGAAAAGGGAGTGCTGGCAGCCCCCATTTGGGTCAGCACTCCGGCCGAAAGACATAACCGAGGTTACAACCTTTCGTTTGCCGACGGACATGTCGAATACTGGAAATGGTATTCCTCGAAAAGCCTGCTGCCTGCCAGCCGGCCCAGTGCTGACCGCCATGAAATCCGGGATCTCCGGCGCCTCCAGGACGGCGTGCCGAAGCCTTGA
- a CDS encoding response regulator, with the protein MASQRGRSRRGKANRGDRGGGQEDSRGSLCGRVAPRHRQTRADSLLLGAAPEIGQESLNIVQRQGPYAVVVADMHMPGMNGIELLSKIREVAPQTVRIMLTGNADQQVAVEAVNKGHIFRFLNKPCTPETLALALEAGFEQYRLITAEKELLEKTLSGSVKMLTEILSMVEPQTFGRAQMLRDYARGLAVPLGITSFWELEVAALLSQIAYVTIPAAIIHKDRTGAALNPTEKQIITRIPEIGNKLLLNIPRLESVARIVLYQNKYYDGSGLPQDSVAGDQIPLGARILRVLSDLIKQEIEGAVRYEILDQMRRRPGAYDPKVIDTAMATLVQDAGATKSGQAMLVKDLAPGQVLLSPVMTNDGVLIVPAGTEITQM; encoded by the coding sequence GTGGCATCACAGCGTGGACGTAGCCGTCGCGGCAAAGCGAATCGCGGAGATAGAGGGGGCGGACAAGAAGACAGTCGCGGGAGCTTATGTGGGCGGGTTGCTCCACGACATCGGCAAACTCGTGCTGATTCTCTACTCCTGGGAGCAGCACCGGAAATCGGCCAGGAGTCGTTGAACATCGTCCAACGGCAAGGGCCGTACGCCGTCGTGGTCGCGGACATGCACATGCCCGGCATGAACGGCATCGAACTCCTGAGCAAGATTCGCGAGGTCGCTCCCCAAACTGTGCGCATCATGCTCACGGGAAACGCCGACCAGCAAGTCGCGGTTGAGGCTGTCAACAAGGGCCACATTTTCCGCTTCCTCAACAAGCCGTGCACTCCCGAAACGCTCGCGCTCGCCCTGGAAGCCGGTTTCGAACAATACCGTCTCATCACGGCGGAAAAGGAGCTTCTCGAAAAGACGCTCAGCGGAAGCGTCAAGATGCTGACGGAGATTCTTTCCATGGTTGAGCCGCAGACTTTCGGGCGCGCGCAGATGCTCCGCGATTATGCGCGCGGACTGGCTGTCCCGCTGGGGATTACCTCGTTCTGGGAACTGGAAGTTGCCGCTTTGCTTTCGCAAATTGCCTACGTCACGATTCCTGCAGCAATCATCCATAAGGACCGGACCGGCGCAGCCCTCAACCCGACCGAGAAGCAGATTATCACCCGCATCCCGGAAATCGGGAACAAACTGCTCCTGAACATTCCCCGCCTCGAATCGGTCGCGCGCATTGTCCTTTATCAGAACAAATACTACGACGGCTCCGGATTGCCCCAGGATTCGGTGGCCGGGGATCAAATCCCGCTCGGGGCCAGAATCCTCCGCGTCCTCTCGGATTTGATCAAACAGGAGATCGAAGGCGCCGTTCGTTACGAAATCTTGGATCAGATGCGCCGCCGGCCGGGCGCTTACGATCCCAAGGTGATCGACACGGCCATGGCGACGCTCGTTCAGGATGCGGGCGCGACGAAATCCGGGCAAGCCATGCTGGTCAAAGACCTGGCGCCAGGCCAAGTGTTGCTCTCGCCGGTTATGACCAACGACGGCGTCCTGATCGTTCCAGCAGGGACCGAGATCACCCAGATGTGA